In one Drosophila albomicans strain 15112-1751.03 chromosome X, ASM965048v2, whole genome shotgun sequence genomic region, the following are encoded:
- the LOC117568390 gene encoding uncharacterized protein LOC117568390, with product MSQQQPEEVQQQQQQQLGTQLSEATALRLLNMVVASTSIPRLQTHAETETEIEMLSETATAACDSITLPTSSGTGQASQESVHSANEFGNSCRICRWNRVDMEIINCPCKCKGSVGYIHMTCLKRWIMQRRDNRCEICHAPFNITTERASVKQMVRAFCCGRCCGMIVKHMLFSASLMPLAHVILQQVLHCMDNLNQGSTEQLTVQEVFVASCALLTSSALFFHFFEFVTTRFLLIRNILRHWWMFGSTNDFGLLDVEDDTFDLF from the exons ATGTCACAACAGCAGCCGGAggaagtgcagcagcagcagcagcagcagctaggTACGCAGCTCTCCGAGGCAACGGCTCTGCGGCTATTGAACATGGTTGTGGCCAGCACATCTATACCGAGGCTACAAACACATgcagaaaccgaaaccgaaatcGAGATGCTAAgcgaaacagcaacagctgcctgTGATAGCATCACATTGCCAACCAGCAGTGGAACAGGGCAAGCGTCACAGGAGAGCGTGCATTCGGCCAATGAGTTTGGCAACTCGTGTCGCATCTGTCGCTGGAATCGCGTCGATATGGAAATAATCAACTGTCCCTGCAAGTGCAAAGGCAGTGTG ggttacatacatatgacgTGCTTGAAGAGGTGGATAATGCAACGGCGCGATAATCGCTGCGAAATCTGCCATGCACCATTCAACATCACCACGGAACGAGCGAGCGTGAAGCAAATGGTGCGCGCCTTTTGCTGCGGGCGCTGCTGTGGCATGATTGTGAAACATATGCTGTTCAGTGCGTCGCTAATGCCCCTTGCCCATGTCATACTGCAGCAG GTTTTGCATTGTATGGACAATTTGAATCAGGGCAGCACCGAACAGCTAACGGTCCAAGAAGTCTTTGTCGCATCGTGTGCGCTGCTCACATCAAGCGCTCtctttttccatttctttgAGTTTGTGACAACGCGTTTTCTGCTCATACGGAATATATTGCGACATTGGTGGATGTTTGGCAGCACAAATGATTTTGGTCTCCTCGATGTTGAAGACGACACATTTGATCTCTtttga